The Musa acuminata AAA Group cultivar baxijiao unplaced genomic scaffold, Cavendish_Baxijiao_AAA HiC_scaffold_61, whole genome shotgun sequence nucleotide sequence AATTATAACTGGTAATTGTCTCTTTTGGAATTTGTCACTTCAAATGCCCACTGATACTAGCATGAAGACATGAAGATAAAGATGGTTTCAGCATAATGGCATCTGTCTTGCAAGTAAAAACTTATATCTGGAAAACAATTCCAGCACTGGAAAGGCTACAAGCCTACAAGTAGCTACTGAATCCAATTCATGGGGATCCTTAATCTACAGGGTGACAGATGAGAGGAAGAAgattcaaagttcaaacaatgTAAAAAACCATCTCAAGATCAATGAAATTTGATAAAAGGGTGCATATTCTAGTGAAAAGAAAAATAGAGTAACAACTGTGCTAAAAATCAAAGGATGAAGTGATAAGGTAATATACATTcagaatttaagttttttttcatTTGTCAAAAAGATTTGAATCTGTCACAAGAAATTAGGAGATTTAATCCAGTAGTATATACTTGTCAATTTGCAGAAAAGATGTTAAAGGCGGAAAGTGCTCTTTGTTAAACATGATCCTCGTTGAATTTTACTAGAAGATCTGCACCTACTCCACCACCTCTTTTCAAGCTACAAAATCATGGTCCATGATATAATCAATCTCCCCATAAGTTGAACTTGAAGTTTCAGGTTTGTTATTAACAACCAAAATGAACGACACATTTAAGACACTGGGAGAAACATCAATAGTGATTATTGTTTAGTGATAACATCAATTGTCATCAACAGTCCTAAGCAGGATTTGAAAAGTGTAACAAGTGTTAAAACTAAAGCAGTCGTGAATTTGGAGTGCATTATAGAGGGGCTCCCTAAAGGTCATAACACAGAAATATTCAAATAAGCTGACAGCACAATAGCAACTGTGACCAAAATGGTATTCAGGAATGAGATAAATTGAAATTCAATGCATCATGCGATAGTTATTTTGCTGAAGAGGATAATATTCTTAAAAACACTATGTGAAGCCACAAATTTATCCATATTCAAAAAAATGAACTTTAACTAATCAGAATTGCCAGGAATAAGAGTAATATTCATTTCCTAGAAAATAGGCATACCGCTTTTTGTGTAGTTTATCAACTGCACAGTTATGTCTCTCTGGTTATCTATAGCCTCTCTTATTTTCCTCACAGTTGCTGCATCAGTTTCAGGGCCTTGGAGAAACCTACAAGTTCCAAAGAGTCAACAAAAGTAACAAATAAACAGAACTAAATTTTGGAAATGTGCATTAATGGCCCTTATTTTGATTACAGTGTTCAGCtaccttatttatacatttaaataCCAATGTAATTAAAGTTCATCTATTTTGATATTTATACAAACCAAGACATTATAACAACAACTGTCATAGGAATAAAGAACTCATGATGACCGAAATGAGATTTTGTAAATTGTAATCTTATTTCTACTATCTCAGCTGAGCTACAAATTAAAAATTATGTTAAGATGTGAGGTTgcattttattgaagatattaagATACAAAATAAGTTGTCCTGGCCCATCAAATATAATATTTGGCATTAAAAGAGCAAAGGAAATTCCTGCACACCTGCAGTTTCTTCCCAATATTTCTTCACGACTGTATTCTGTCAGTTGTAAGAAACTGTCTGATGCGAATAtctgaaaagaaaatcatcaaataACTCCAACAGAAGGAAATGAACATATTAGAAACAAGAACCAGCTTTGTGAATCTTACAATAGGATTGTCAGGCAGTCTTGGATCAGTAATGACAAAATTTTTTTCAATGCGTTCAAGGGTTGTAGCAAGATCGATGCCCCTtctgatctctttttttctttcctcatcATCGAAACTCTCAGGCCTTTCATCATCGCTTTCCATCAATAGGGACTCCTCAATAGGAACTTCCAGCTCATGCTTTTCAACATTCAAATGGCCAAAGCCAATAAGTCTGCAAACacaaatatggctgaatgactacCACTTTATTCCACTCAAATTGTCCCAGGACAAAGTAATTGTATTCTTTGTAACAGAAAGTAGCAATACGCCAATGATTTTGAATATTAGATTAGTTACGCTTACCATATATCCTAAGAGACTTAGTGGAGACAAATGATGGCTTACGATCATAGTTGAAAGGAACTCCTATAGCATTGTGGGAAGGCCAGTCACTACTGACTAACATCACTAATGGTTGAATCACAAAAGTTAACAAATACCAGAGCTGTATTTAAGACAAAAAATCATGAGAGAAAAAATATAAAACCTACCCCATGAAGGACTTTAGACCTGATTTTCTTGATTTATTTGCTACTTCAGGAAGTTCACAAATTTTGTTCATCGAACTCCTCATCCCACTACGTGAATTACGCCTAGCAGCAGTGGCATTTTCTGAACTCTTCTTTCCAGGAACCTCTGACACCACAGTTTGTCCACCACCTTCAGATTTTCTCATAAAAGGGTAACTTCTTGATTCTGAAAGTGAGTGTGGATCCTTGACGGCCAGCACTAAGTCAGAGACTGAACTGCGAGCCCTATCTTTTTGCCTAGCTGCAAGATTAATCTACATAAGAAAAAGTGGTTTCCAACAATTTTATTCTATTAGTTAAAACTATAATGTAAATAAAGACAAATTAATTTGACAATGTTCTATTACACAGAAATAAATCAAGATGAACCAATACCATCATATCGAATCAAAGACTCTGGTAAACCATTGGGCCGCACCATTATATCCTTTGATCCTTCTGTGTATTTACTAACCTCCACTTGCATCCTGCAGAAACAATGACCAAGTTCAGTTCCAAGAAGGAACATATGCACAATATCAACATACAAGAACACTGTGAAATTTCCAACGGTCAGACAGTTAAGACGGATAAGTTTGAAAGAGGTAGATTACCAATCATTTTATTCTGTAAGCAATCATCATAGCTGGAAGTTAGGAAGATCTATAACCAACATCTTACCCAATGAACTTGAGAGTGTTTCCAGCCTCATCTTTGATGGGTGCAATTGTCAAAAGATTCCAAAATGGTGCGCCATCCTTTTTGTAATTTAATATGCGACCACAATAGTTTGTACCGGCAGACAATGCTTCCCTTAATCTTGCAATCTCTTCAGGGTCAGTACCCGAACCTTGTAGGAATCGGCTGCGCAACAGCAATTTCAATCAAAAAAGGAACTATCAAGTTCAAATTATAAATCTACTCCGAGGAACCTGCACCTATGTTACATTTGTTGTTAGCCTTTGAAAATCATTTAACGAGTTCAAGAATGCAAATTTTTTTTTCGATAGAAGAATCAAAGCAAACATTTTCGATGAATTACttataaaaaagataaagaaCTTAAATTTAGAGAACATTTCTTTTTCTCCACATAGTTGTGCTCTTTCCCATGTCAAATGGTAAAGAAAGATTAATTACAATAGAAATTAGGGCAAAGATTTTTCGTACCAATTCCTACCGATGACTTCTTTGGCGAGGTAGCCGGTCATGTGGAAGAATCCGGCGCTGGCGTACATGACAGGGTGGTCGGACTTTGTCGCGTCGGACACCACAAAGGACTGCTGGAAGGCGGAGAGCGCCTCCCGGAGCTCCTCCGACACCCGGGGGAACCCGCCCCGCGCCGCCACCTCCGAGTCCTCCGAGCTCCGGTACGAGCTCCCCCCAGAGGCTCTCCGCGAACGGCCCTTGTCCCCGGCCTCGTCGCCCGACCTCCGCACCTCGACGCCCTGCGGCCGCCCCGTCTCCTCGTCCGTCTTCAACACCAGGCCCCACTCCGCAGCCCGCTGCGCCGCCGCTCCGACGTCCTCGGCGGCGGCGGGAGGTTTCTTGGAGATGGGATAGGGCAGATAAGGCAGCGGCGCCGCCGCCGACGTGGAGGGGAGGGCCATCCATGGGCGGATGAtgtcttcgtcgtcgtcgtcgccggcgCTGGCGGCGGCGGGCGGAGGTGGGGCCCGGTGGGCCGAGAGCTGTGGGTCGGGTCGAGATTGCCAGGTGGCAAAGGGGGAGGAGCGGGGTTTGGGCTGGCTGGGGTTAAAGACTTCGAGGGACCCACGGGAGTCGCGTGGCAGAGGTGGGATGAGCGAGGAGGTGGGTCGGTGGGTTGGTGACTCCTCGTCCATTTCCTGTAACAATtagcagaaaacaaaaacaaaaaacagaaaCGTTATCTATTAAACATCAAACACATTTAGCAAAGGGAATAAGCGGTTACTTTatttctaaattctcaataggTCGTATCCAATGCACATATAATCTCTTAAAATATTTacttattttatgaaaaaaatgtaTATTCAAACATATTTCTTAAAGTATCGGAAACGATTTATAAAAAAGTATTTTAAAAAATGCTTCTGCATGGCACATCAAGAATTAGGACCAGTGGACCTATCGCAATAGAACAAATCCAAAAATGATACCTCATTTACCGATCATAAATTGTGATTGCGTTTGTTCTTTTTTGTGGATCCCATTAAAGATAAGAGTCTGAATAAGGACAAAATTTATGCTCGATAACTATGGGATATCTGTTTATCTTGCAGAGGAATACACAGTTGGATCATGGCAAATTTCAAGTAGCACATGAATGAGAGCTAACTCGTATGCAAGCGTCTCGGATCTTCCGGCATAGATCCAATTATCCCGAATCCATGATTTCTCCCATAAGATCGAGTTACGAGGCAACGTGGGCTCAATTCACAAGCTTGCATGGCAACATGTGAGCTTGTTTGTTCGAGAGGTCATTGGAATTAAGCTGATATTATACTTAACTAAGTACTTTAATGTTTATTTTCACACTAAAATAGCTAGAAATGCCCGATAGCAGGAAGAACTCTTTAAAATAGCTGCTCAAATTTCCAAGTTATTTCAACAAATTTTCTTCAGGAAAAGGAAAGAATACGATAGCTACATGTATTTTGGTGGAGGAGGTAGCATGAAATCTTGAAGGAGGAAAGCAGATCTTGAAGAATGCCACAAGAAGAGCCTCAAAATGTGTATATGCAGATGAAagaacagaagataaagattggaGTGTAGAGCAATCTAAGTACCTGAACTCAAGCTGTAGTTGTTGTCTCTACTGACTCTTCTTCTCTCTTTGGAGTTGCACTCTTCGTCTTTTTCTCGGTCGTCTCCTACACGTTATAGCTATGAAACTGAGCACATACACAGccgaaaaggagaagaaattaagGACTCTGAGGATGGAAGTGGGTTGAAGCGAGGGgatgaaggagagagagagagaggagggtgttCGGTGGATATCTTATTTGTTGCCATCGGCTGACGTGATTGGCTGATGCCTCGTGCTTGTGGGCCTCTGCCGGCGTATATCTCGGCAGCGGCCAATAAGCTGTGAGATATTGGATTATGTGGGTCACTCGCTTCGACGAATCCTTGTCTCCTGCACTTCTTTGACCGAGCATTAACTTTGTTTCTTGATGGCGTGACATGACCGATCTCGTGCTTCGCAATGCACAATGGCAGTCGACGATGCTGAGTTGATGGCGAGCATTATCAGTGTCATTAGATGCAGTTTTGCTCGTCACTGGGGATACGGATAGCCGTAAACATGGATGTATCAGGAGTTCAAACAAGCAGAAGATACATGGAGTGACCACAAGATGGATAGCTGTGTTGTTCATTGCCACCAGAAATCAATGGTGAGCATTTATTTGTGAGCTTATGAGTCCGTCCATGGAAGTCAAGCAGACATCTGGCTTCTATCATCCATTAAAGGCATCTGGTCTCTCTTGTTCTCATCAACTAGATGGCGACTGACAGCCCTCTTCGCGGTGGCGAGAAAGAGACAAACGCGGTTTTCGCGTGAAAACAGCAGCATATGAGATGAGCCTCCGCTTGCACTAAAGTCCAGCTTAGGAATTGAAGACTCTTCTACTTGTCCTGTTGGCTACCGTATCACTAGAGAAACGAATGTGAGGCTGCTGTGTGGCTGATAAGGAGTGATGATCCCAAGTTGGAATTGTGGCGTCGTCTTGCATAAGCTCGGATAAGGGCGCTACAAGGAGTTTGACCAAGTGACATTTCGCTGAAAAGATCACGAGTTACAGCAGGCATGTACAGTAATCATTTTTTTGGGGGTTAGCTATTTGTTTGTCTACCGAGGTGTCTCTTTCTGGTCATGTGCTCGTTCTCACAAGTGTTCTAGTGGAAGAAAAGAGACGACGGCGGTGTTATTAAGGTCCAGTTCTCTCTCATCTTAGACAACTGCAGCATCCCATTTTGTCTCTGCCAAACTGTTGATGGCCATCTTTTGTGTAACTTTCATGTCTTCGATTTCCTTTGCACCTTCTACTATTAGTAGCATATGTTGCGGTCATGTaactgtcctctctctctctctctctctctctcttaccatCAATGTTTATTGTGCTTACTATGCTGATTTGAGTTTTAAATGAGTTGAAACTTCAATTTTGAACTTCAAATATTATTACTGTGAAACTTCAAGGAGACTGTGAAGCATGTGTATGGTAAGCTTTTGTGGATGTAAAGTATCAAGGATCAGAAAATAGATGTGTTTTACAGGATTAAGATATCAAGTGaaaaattacttttatttttttatttcatgttcTTCACTAGCAGGACtggattccattcattcattgtcaTGGATAAAAGTTACCAAAAAGATGCTCTACATTTCACTGAATTCACATGGATTTGGTTTCCTGATTGCAGAGTTGAATCCTCACATCTTGGTCAAGGAACTTGTGGGTTCTCAATAGAATTACTTGTTCATGTTCAACATGAGCATCAGAAAGGCTGCTTTCCCAGATCTTAGCATGTACTCTCCACTCATGAATGGACTTAAGAAGGATCCACTACATGGTTAACCACTCATGATTTCTCCTGCCACCAGTTGTTAAGTGGAACACATGATTGATAACCTTCCTAGGTAGTAAACAAGCAGCAAAGACATCAGCAACTTGTAGCATTTCCTAGTATGTCAGTCATGTAGTAAACAAGCAGCAAAGACATTGGCAGCTTGTAAGTGTGAGACTATGTGAGGCTTCATTGCCTGTGTGGTTTTGGCCATCCTGCACTGCCAAGGCATGTGCATATAAAAGCATAAGCATTAAACCTATGTTAGTCATGTCAAAAGAAAGCAACTTGATGTGCCAAAAAATGTTTTCTCAAAGAAACATAAGAGCACTTGCTCACTCTCATCTATGAGTGAAGACCAACAAGGAATCACACACAGTGGCTCACCAGGTAGTGTTGTAGCCTTTGAACAAAGTTGATAGTCCCAAGTTAATGAAACACTAGTCTAATCAGCATGTTCTCTGTTAGTCCTCTGTTTTCTGTAGCAACATTTCTTGTTCCTGTTGTGTACATAATAAGATGCAATATTCCATTGGCTTTTCCCGTATCTCGTGGGTTTAATCCTTCAATAAATCATCTTGTGCGTCATATACCACCTTATGTGATCAGGTAAGTCTTTACCTTGTTCATGAGTCATGCATGAAATAGGCAATGCCTCTGCCCAAAGGCTCTCTCATGTAGAGGTTTAAGACAGTGGCATCGACATGATACAAAAGCTGTGTGATCAATGGGAAGAAACTGAGAGGAACAGACATCAAGGGAAGCGAAGTTGCATTAGAGAGTGTTCATGGAGTAgaagtcggagaagctggccAGGAATTCCTCGTCGTAGCTGTACTCGTCTTCGTCGTCCATCGCCAACGCCGCCTGCAACTGCCTCCAGCAATCGCTGCCATTGCCGCCTAATTGGTTTTGCTCGTAGTTGTCGAAGCAGTTCACAGCCGCCGCGCCCGTATCCGTCCCCGTCTCCATCTCTACCGCCGCCTCCGTCTCCGTCTCACCATTCCTCGCGAAACGGCCCCGCACTCGCGGCCTGCTGTCGGCCAACGTCTTCCTGCATTCATACTGGAATGCGAAATAGGAGCCGCGTAAATATAACTGTTAATATACAACGAACGACTGATCAAGGAGGATTGGATCGAATGATACAGTGATCTTCTTGTGGAAGTTCCTCTGATTGCGTTTGCTCCGATACCTCTCGATTCGTTCCTTCCTCTCCTCGGCACTGTATCGGCCGACTTTCCCGGCTACCCCTCCTTCCTGGCTAGAATTCTCGTGCAGGCCATTGCCCCCCTGTCATAAGAGTTCGTCAAGAGAGAGCAAAGATCCGAGTTTGAACGTGAGAAACGATTCAAAATGGGATTTTTAGGTGCGAAAACTGAGAAAGGCGGAGAATTTGGTCACACCTGGAGGTTGCCGGTGCTGAGGACCCGCCTCACCGGGCCAGCGTTGAAGTCGAGGTAGtcgcaggaggaggaggacggcgaCGATGAGTACAGTGGCTGGTTGAGGGAGTCGGGAATGTAGTGATGATGGAAGGGAAGCGAGTGGGTGCCGCCGCCCCCGTGGAGATACGATTCAGAGGAGAAGGACGTACAGGGAGGAGAGGATGAAGGGAAGGCGCTATTGGCGTCAGGGAAGAGGCCTTGAGGGGAGGTGGCGGAGCAGAATTCGGGGTGATGGAGGCTGGGCTCGCCATAggagttggtggtggtggtggaggaggagaaggaagagaacaTGGCGCTGGCTTCGCACTTGGGCTTGAGGAGGCGGAGAAAGGGAACGGGCTTCTGCTTTTATGGAGCGCCAAGGGAGGGGGAGAGAGATGGTGGGACCCATCGGCCACGACAAGTGTAGTTTGACCTTGGTGGGTCCGGATAAAGGGTGAGAGATGCCTTCGCGGGTTCCCAGACAGAGGTGGATGCCCCTACAAGCCTAAGCGATACGAAGGTTTTAGAGATCAATGATACCTATCAACTGTAGTGCATGTGACATTAAATTATCTAAAGATGTCAATTGATTTGGTTGGTATAattctaattttattttcttctttaaacAGTTTCAATTCGATCCATCTGTACTACAGTTGCATGCACCACCTCAACTATGATATGTTCAATCCAACTAAAACTGGTCATTCATTCGTCGCCAAGAGAGTGAGAGGAAGAAGGGACTGTTCCCAGGAACGAGAGTCCCACCAAGCAAAAGTGGAGATAGCTCAAACAACACCAAAGATTGCCCCCCCATGACATTTAGTCAGCAAACAAGTCAACTCCCTGATTTGACACACGACTGTTGTTGCCAACACAGTCGAAGACTCCTGTATGACCCACACATTTCTGACCCATCAAGAAATGATGCTTCAAATTAAGGATCAGACGAGCATATAATAATACACCACTCATCTTTCgatgttttattattttatccaACAATACCaaacaatataaatatttaaagctTTGCGGTAAATAATGCCCAACTCCGGTCTCCTTGTATTCCTTTTATTGGAGGGAGGCAGCTACTAGTACTGTTGGAGCGGGTGGGAAAGAGGTTAATATTGTAGACAAAGCCTGAAATCCTACATCCTACATGTAGTTTGGCCTTACCACACCTACAGCACTTTGGATCCAATCATGCCTCTATCAATGCCGTTTATGCTTTAGATTAAAGAAAGGGATGATCAATACATATGATCATGGAAGACGCAATGTTTATTCAGAGAAAAATAGCAAACATGAGGAACTGAGACATGATTGCTTTATATGGAGATGAAGTACAAGAAATCCATCCTACTGATGATGTGAGACAACTTGTGTGATCATTAATCATGCAACTAGCAAAGAATGGAAGTCACCAAATCAACACCATGGAATCACATAAAGAGGATAAGCAATCTAGCATAACCCAGAAGAAATAAGGTCAACTTTTAATGGATTTGTGTCATACCAACACATAGAGGTCCCCTTCCACCAAGTGACAAATCAAAGATAAAGGAAGCAGAAGCATACAGGTGATGGTGGTATCTCAGCTCAAAACATGTAGTGCAGGTTTTTTTGGTCACGATAGTGGGCCACTCACCCAGAAGCAATATCCTATAGTAGTGTAGCTCATATTGCTTCCTGACTTCATAGCACATCAAAAGGGTACTCAAACTAGCATTTGACTAGATTAAGATGGACCTACCACTTTCCCCATGAAGCGAGGAACCCCATGAAACAAAAGTGTTTAGCAGCAACTTTGGATGCTTAAAGAATCCCAGCATCTAATCATTTCAACTTAATGCACAATGGTTATTTCAGAATCTCATGTCCATATGAACAACCTTTAGAACAGCATGTCAAACAATCAAAACATGTCGTTTTAGTTTGATACTATTAAACCAACATGCATATAAAATCCTTTCCCTTTCAGAAAGACTTCAAAGACGAGAGAGATTGGGAAATTACCACATCTTGAGTGGACTACTGTTGTAAGCATTTTTTGACCCTGCCTGAGTTCCACCAGGGTCCCCTGATACAGTTCAAAGGAACATCTCACAGGGCTTCTGCAGGTGTATAATTTCCCCTTTGAACATGGCTGCCTGCAAAGGTACTAGATAAGAAAGTTATAAAAGAGACACAAATGTTGTCACAGTCACCTATTGGTCAGCATGTGTACGTTCAGTCACAAAATAAGCAGAGATCTGTACAGTTTAGGTCAccaattggttcataacagaatCAGCAGGCCCGAAACCAATCAGAGTAAGATCCTCTAAATATTCCATGAACCGTCCCAGAGCCCACATCGAGAGCCAAGCATCACATTGACATAACCCAATAGTGTCAGAACAACAACTTGAAAGTAGTCATGGCCAACCCAACATCATACAGTCCATCCTACACCCAGTTACATCATAGCTTGCAAAGATATGTTGACCCTTAGGATGCAAAAGATTAGAGATCCCACTAGGAGAAATTATGCTGCAATACCCAAAGAAAAACAAATGCAGAGCCTAGATGTCGTTGATAAAGATTGCATGCTTACGAGTCATCTGTAGAACTGACGACTACATCCAGTACCAGTTCTGAAAATGACCTCAAAACATGATtgtttaaaaatcatgatttgagACTGCTACTGGGTATTCCAAGATGACTGCAGACTTGTGAACTCAATTAACTGTTTATATGCAACCAATGTTGAGATTCAAGCAAACAGAAGTTACATAGTTTGTACTGTTGGGTAGTCATGAAAATCTAGAGTTTCAGAGTATGCATTCCAACTTTCTCGCACACCCATGCTTAGAGCCATTGGAAGCAACATATGAAAACAAGTGGGAAGATTAGGATATGGTGCAACCCTTGGTAGTCCAAACTTTACTCTTTGAAGGTCAACAGGCAAAACAGTTGCACCACTACAACCATAAGTGGGCATGCAATTATTGTGAGGTGATGCGCATCAAGGATGTTGTTGAACACAATGTCCAACATAATATGTCATAATTCATGCAACCACAACTGATATCCATGATAAGTGTTCAGATGCCTAGAATCTCCTCCATTTAGGAAGttaaatgattttgagttgacaTGGAATGTGAATGTTCATAAAGTGCGGTAAGTCTCAATATGAGAAGAGACATGAAAATCCAGTAGTGTTCCTGAAAATAGTTTGAAGAGATGTTTCCCTTGGTAGTGGTGCAAATTATTGCTATTCAACCAAACAATGATAGGAGAAAGATTGAGGAATCCATTGACCACTGGAAGTAATGATTTGCATCCCCTCCAAGAGATAGctcatctttccaatatcttatgCTTCTGTTCAAGCAATCATAGTGCATATCAATATCCAGAAGACTAGAACCTTTGAGAACACCAAGATGCATGGAAATAGTTAGCAAAGTTCTAGGTGTTGGCATTAAAACATGCCAAGTCTAAGCCCCAAACTTTATGACAGATTTGATTTCTTAACTAGTTAAGTacctgtattatatatatatatatatatatatatgttaattatATCTCTCGATAATGATATAAAGCCAATCTAATCAAGTACTTGTATGCTTAATGTTCTGTGTTGTAGTAGGTTCACACAAAAACATTTAATAAATCATATACAAGTTAAATATCTCTTCAAGCTTATTAAACTTTATTCCCTAGTGCAAGAcaagttcaaaaataaaaatcacaTACTTAATGCTACTTATGACAAAAAACAACAAGATCGATGTAGACAATTCAAAAAAGGTATTTAAATCTTGGTTCAGTACCAATTTCAACAACTGATAGGACTAGAACTTTATTGCTATACCACGAAATACACCAACCTAAACCACCTAATATCATtgaaaaaatgcaaaaattaaatATCACAGTATCAACCAATATAGTCCGGCACTGGTTCATGGTTAGACAGGTAAATATGAGTTGGTACTGATCCAACTACTATTTAAACCTTGATTCTAAAAATAGGCTACTCTCACATGATTATCATTCAATTGCAATGCTACTCCTATTAGTCTACCGAGTAGGTACTAGTGCAACCTCAATGCTCGACCAGTTCATGATTTGGGCAGTCTCAGCCCTGATAAGCTGGTCATAGCCAAAAAAAGGCACATTATATCGACTGGAATAAAAAATCTACCATGATCCACTCTGAATATCTTTTTAGGTACTTTTAGAATAATATCATTCTAATATCCTTGGAACTATAAATCAATGCGTATCAATTGAACTAGTAATTGAAACCTTCAGTCAATTAATAGGCTACTCTTACATGATTTTCATACAACGGTCTACTAAAAACTCTTACCCTACCAGGTAGGAGCTAGTGCAACCTTGGAGCTAGACCTATTCATGGGCTAGGCAGTCTCAGACCAACGGGCTGGTCATAGCCCAAAAAGACCCATTGAAATGAGCCTTAATTAATGCTTGAAGTCCACAATTCCAGCCTGAGCAGATACATCAAACTAGTGTTTTTCTGAGTTACATCTCCGTAGTATAGTCACCATGACATACTGTTGTATAGTACTTACTATACCAATAACAACATACTCTATTCATCAGCATATAGGACCAGAACAATGAAATTGGGAGGGGCTACAAACTTAAGAAGGATCCAATGCAGCCAGTGTCAGCAAGCCTGCCAGGACTGAGCTTGGGGATCATAAGTATTGGACTAACCAGGTGGCCCAGGTCATAAGCAGAGCCCAGACCTTCTCGGCCAGTCAGGCTGCTCCAATGCAACCTAAGCAACATGTTCCATGTCATAGCCAACCTCTTCAATTGAAGGCTACAAATATAACTCCTAGCAGAACATGCAGGATTAGGAACCTGTTGGACTATTTTGGTAGATCAAGAACATTTCACTACAAaagtttgacaaactcaaagcagaAGAGGTTTTTCACAGTAAAGGCACAAAGAGGTGGCCATTCAACTATTCaataacaacaaaaccataagtctCAACTTATTGAGAAGTTGGGCATTCAACTATAGTAGACTATATCAGTTACAGAAGATTTGTATACTATAACACAGATTGAGGAGTtgaaaacccaaaaaaaaatcaatccagTTCATTTTGGCATTTAAAATACCACAAAAACCAAACAGGGGCCATCAACATTTTCGGGAagctaaaaaaaaaatgcaagtcCCCAAACCATGTTAGCCCTTGAGGTGCTCAATCCTTATCCCCTCTTCCTCTGtatctatctatatatctatctatctatctatttccCTCTACTAGTACAGCAACGTAACCTCACTTTTCTTCCACCAGTGGCTGATCCTAGCTCCACCACACACACATGGCTCATTTATTAGTCGAACTGTCACCacctttttttaaataatt carries:
- the LOC135654368 gene encoding phototropin-1A-like isoform X1 codes for the protein MDEESPTHRPTSSLIPPLPRDSRGSLEVFNPSQPKPRSSPFATWQSRPDPQLSAHRAPPPPAAASAGDDDDEDIIRPWMALPSTSAAAPLPYLPYPISKKPPAAAEDVGAAAQRAAEWGLVLKTDEETGRPQGVEVRRSGDEAGDKGRSRRASGGSSYRSSEDSEVAARGGFPRVSEELREALSAFQQSFVVSDATKSDHPVMYASAGFFHMTGYLAKEVIGRNCRFLQGSGTDPEEIARLREALSAGTNYCGRILNYKKDGAPFWNLLTIAPIKDEAGNTLKFIGMQVEVSKYTEGSKDIMVRPNGLPESLIRYDARQKDRARSSVSDLVLAVKDPHSLSESRSYPFMRKSEGGGQTVVSEVPGKKSSENATAARRNSRSGMRSSMNKICELPEVANKSRKSGLKSFMGLIGFGHLNVEKHELEVPIEESLLMESDDERPESFDDEERKKEIRRGIDLATTLERIEKNFVITDPRLPDNPIIFASDSFLQLTEYSREEILGRNCRFLQGPETDAATVRKIREAIDNQRDITVQLINYTKSGKKFWNLFHLQPMRDQKGEVQYFIGVQLDGSEHVEPLQNCIPADTAKESSKLVKETADNVDEAVRELPDANLKPEDLWFNHSKLVLPKPHMRNDTSWRAIQKVVESGEKIGLKHFRPVKPLGSGDTGSVHLVELLGTGEYFAMKAMDKNIMLNRNKVHRACAEREILDMLDHPFLPTLYASFQSKTHICLITDYCPGGELFLLLDRQPEKVLKEDAVRFYAAEVVVALEYLHCQGIIYRDLKPENILLRRDGHVSLTDFDLSCLTSCKPQLLLPTVEDKKKQIKEKISPIFVAEPMRASNSFVGTEEYIAPEIISGAGHTSAVDWWALGILLYEMLYGYTPFRGKTRQKTFANILHKDLRFPASISQVSLPAKQLIYRLLHRDPRNRLGSCHGANEVKKHPFFRGINWALVRCMSPPKLDTPLFDPKMAKEAEMVDTELVDVQTVF
- the LOC135654368 gene encoding phototropin-1A-like isoform X3, whose protein sequence is MDEESPTHRPTSSLIPPLPRDSRGSLEVFNPSQPKPRSSPFATWQSRPDPQLSAHRAPPPPAAASAGDDDDEDIIRPWMALPSTSAAAPLPYLPYPISKKPPAAAEDVGAAAQRAAEWGLVLKTDEETGRPQGVEVRRSGDEAGDKGRSRRASGGSSYRSSEDSEVAARGGFPRVSEELREALSAFQQSFVVSDATKSDHPVMYASAGFFHMTGYLAKEVIGRNCRFLQGSGTDPEEIARLREALSAGTNYCGRILNYKKDGAPFWNLLTIAPIKDEAGNTLKFIGMQVEVSKYTEGSKDIMVRPNGLPESLIRYDARQKDRARSSVSDLVLAVKDPHSLSESRSYPFMRKSEGGGQTVVSEVPGKKSSENATAARRNSRSGMRSSMNKICELPEVANKSRKSGLKSFMGLIGFGHLNVEKHELEVPIEESLLMESDDERPESFDDEERKKEIRRGIDLATTLERIEKNFVITDPRLPDNPIIFASDSFLQLTEYSREEILGRNCRFLQGPETDAATVRKIREAIDNQRDITVQLINYTKSGKKFWNLFHLQPMRDQKGEVQYFIGVQLDGSEHVEPLQNCIPADTAKESSKLKPEDLWFNHSKLVLPKPHMRNDTSWRAIQKVVESGEKIGLKHFRPVKPLGSGDTGSVHLVELLGTGEYFAMKAMDKNIMLNRNKVHRACAEREILDMLDHPFLPTLYASFQSKTHICLITDYCPGGELFLLLDRQPEKVLKEDAVRFYAAEVVVALEYLHCQGIIYRDLKPENILLRRDGHVSLTDFDLSCLTSCKPQLLLPTVEDKKKQIKEKISPIFVAEPMRASNSFVGTEEYIAPEIISGAGHTSAVDWWALGILLYEMLYGYTPFRGKTRQKTFANILHKDLRFPASISQVSLPAKQLIYRLLHRDPRNRLGSCHGANEVKKHPFFRGINWALVRCMSPPKLDTPLFDPKMAKEAEMVDTELVDVQTVF